The Marasmius oreades isolate 03SP1 chromosome 2, whole genome shotgun sequence genomic sequence TTGCGGGAACGGTCCCGTCGTCAAACCGCTCAAATCATCAGCCGACGAATGCCCAGCTGCATTTCCGGACGACGGTTTTCCTAATGCTGCGCAGTTGTTAAACAACTTCTGAGGAACATCGCTCTTGAAATTCTGAGCGTCCGAAGGTGCTTCAATAATCTGTAACGCCAGACCAGCGTCTAAACTCCAGGTATTCGAGGCTTATCACGGCTAAAATCAGTATGAAGGTAAATCGCGCTAGACAAAAAGACTGACATTGGAAAAGCCAGACACCAGGATTATCGGCAACGAACCTGAGAGTCACTGACTCTCCAGCAGGGATGTACACTGTATCCCTCCGCATGGGGTTTGACAAGTTGTTCGATACGGGAGGGTTCAGCGAGGTATCGGATGATTTATAGTCTGTTGCGCGATTGACGAGCATAGGCTGGTGTCCATGGAAGTAGCTATGCATGAGGGGCGTTATTTCTAAGCCCACCAAGTCCATGGTACAGGCGACTTACAAAGGATGTGATCGAGTGTCGCCATTTTTCACAACCAAATCCACAACATCGCTTCGGTTCACAACGAAACTAAGCGGGCCGTACGCTTGTTCAACGGAAGCATCGTTTCCAAGGCTGAGTTCGCTCAACAAAGCTGGAACATTCGGAAGATTATATGTGGTGCGATTGAACATCCCATAATTCTTCCCGTCGTCCAGGGTTTCGAAATTGACCTCCAGATCTATGGTTTTGGTAGAGGCAGAAACTGGTTGCGGCTGAACCGGGACTAGTGCCATATCATTGACCAATGTATACTGCGAGGTGGTACGGTTGTTCGTGATCGGGGCGGAGGTGGAATACGTAATTGAGGAAGTGATGTCTGTAGAATGATAGGTGAGGTTTCGAGTCCACATCATTATTATCGGCTTACTGGGTTGAACGTTATTTTGGACGTCCCTGAACATACGGGCATCCATGTTGGCATGAATTTCCCAGTTGGAGGAGCGATCTGCCCTCGAAGTGACCAACACTGAGTACCGCTGCCCGACAGCGAGACTTAGGTCATCGACTGGTGTTTCGTTAACTTCGGTCTGCTCAGACCTCCGTTAGCCTAAATTCGGACATCAATGTCTTTGAAACTTACCCCATCTGCTTCAATCTGTGCACAGTGTATTGAGTATGTATGTATTATCGCAACCATCAATGGTCAAAGAAGCACTTACGATCCTCATATCATGTCCATCAATCCAAACGAAAAACGTCGCGAAGGCGGATGTGTTTATGACCCGCAGACGATAGGTCCTCCCGGTCTCGAACGGTAACGTAGCGTCCCGGTTGAAGCCTACCGAGGAGGACGATGAGCCCCCCGATATAGGTGGCAGGTACGAAGCGTTTTGGGCGAAATACATGATGGCCGAGTCTAGATTCTATATTAGACGTTGGAAATCTTGTGGTAAAGTTTGGACCAACCAGGTACGGGTTCAACACCTGCAGGGTTTCCAACACTGAGAAATTCATCGCGAAGAGTACTGTACTCGGTGTGATACCAATCGCCAAGAACGACAGTGAATTCTGCGTCATAGGAATAGGTTTCCTTGAAGGCGTGAAGGACCACCGGTGCTCGAAGACCATCAGCACTCTGGCCCTGAGTAGCCGCCGTCAGCGGACGAACAGAATCGAAAGCGATCGTAGCACTCACACTGGCGAAGGCGGATATCCAATAGGTACCCGTTTGATTGGAGGCATTTATCGGTAAGACGTAGTCAAAAGTTCCTCCGGGAGGTATGCCGCTGAACGAAATGATGTGAATCAGATGAGAGGGAAAGGGTGGTTAATGGCACAAACCATTCTGATACACCAAGTGTACCGTCCATCCAAGGCATAGAGTTGGATACAATACCATGATGGTGGAGAGACGTAGGTTGGTCTAGAGAATTGAGCGCGTGAATCACTAGGGAATCGGATGTCTGAATGTCAATCGGTGGTGGCCTAGAATCAATGTCAGACAACATTCAAGAAGGACGATCGCGTTGAATCTTACGGCCATGTATTGTTCACTCCAATTACTCGACGTTCCGCAAGGCCGTCGGGATTGACGCCATGGACGTAGGTGAGATTCCACCATACTTCATGAACAGCCGCAAATACGGGGGATACCAGGAACGCTAAGAAGATAGCTGAGGACCCCATGCTTGAACAAAAAAGTGAGAATTTCACCTCACGTTAATAAGTGGAATCTCCTTTACTTCATCCTCCTATCCTCGTGTCTTGCGATGGGAATTTGAACGCCATATACGGTTACCAAAACAAGTCTATCTGATAAAAACCAGATGCCGATATACTCAGGGCTGCAGGGACCATAATCAGTTAATTTTTCCCATCGAGAAGCCGTCGGTCCAGGGGTCCGATTTTGCCTGTATGAGGTCTGAATTCAGGCCATACATTGGAAAGTGAGTCGTAGAGGGTAAGAGTCTGGAACGGTTCATTGATTTCTAAGTTTAATTTAGGGCCATCTCCTAAACTGACGACAAAAACTCACAGAAACTCACTTGTTTGAAGTTGTGTCTTGTGCACCCAccaaaaagccgaaaaaggCCGAAGGGCCACACAAGCGGTTTGCTGATGCACCTGCTTATGTGCTGACCATTTTCTGGATATAAAAAAAACCGAAATCGTGTTGGTATGATTCCCTTAAAGATGAGGAATCCATGCGGAAATGAAGGACCGACGTAGGAGCAGAGGCGCATGCGACGGTAAACGAGTACGATCGTGAGAAATAACGATAATTTTCTCATCTTATCAGATAGTATTATCAGATATCTTCGCACCATCATCCAACCCGATTCCCTGGGACCGCATTGCAGCCGTTTTTGTATCTAATTTCCACCGTCCCTTCATTTCTCAAAAATGTTATAATATTCAGCGGTCTgaattttctttttctgacCTTCAGAGGCTACTTATCGTTATGGCGAAGGCCCTCTTCTCGGTACCCATATTTTTCATCGTCTTTCGTGAAACCCTCGAGGCTGCAATTATTGTGTCTGTTCTCCTCGGCCTTGCAGAGCAGCTTGTCCATGACGATCCAGGCCGTATCTCTGGAGGAACACCTACTGTGTCCCGATCACAGTCATCGCAGACCGAGGATGACCCAGCGACAGTGGAGGATGGCCAAATGCAACGTCGTCGCCTTATCCGGAAATTACGGTGGAATGTAAGAGGAGTCTATCCTCGTCGGATCTTTCTCAATCAAACATGTTCTTTAGATCTTTGGTGGTGCCCTGATTGGATTTTTCGTCGCACTCGCGATTGGCGCAGCGTAAGTCGTCGGCTTCAGTGACCACCTCTAAGAACGCTTATTTTTCGTACTTCCGCAGTTTCATTGCCGTATGGTTCACCCAAGCATCAAATCTGTGGGCGAAGTCTGAGGAACTCTGGGAAGGTATCTTTGAGCTCATTGCCTCTATCATGATCTTTGGAATGGGCCTTACGATGTTGAAAATGGATCGAGGTTCGTCTCATCGACCGAATAGTGATCAGCACCTCAGATATTGAACCCTGAATTTCAGCAAAGGCGAAGTGGCGCATCAAACTTCATAAGGCTTTCAATAATCGAGGTATTCAAAGCTTCGCTGAACCTATCTGTATGGGGCTAATGGTCTTTTTATCCTCTAGTCAACGCTgacagagaaggaaaaaCCGGCCGTTGGGTGTTGTTCATCCTCCCTTTGATCACTGTACTCCGAGAAGGTAGATCAGCCTTTCCGTTTTGGACCTCACGAAGATATCTGACTCAAGAGGATAGGTATTGAGGCCATCATCTTCGTCGGAGGCGTCTCTCTCGGAGAGCCTGCGACTGCCATCCCCATTGCTACCATCGTTGGACTCATTTGCGGGTGCGTCTGTGGTTTCCTTATCTACCAGTTCGCCAGTCGAACCAGTAAGCCTTTCCTTCCTTGCTGATGCTCCATGGCTCATGACTTAACTTGCTGCCTGTTCCTACTTTAGCTCTCACCATCTTCTTGATCGTCATGACCAACTTCCTCTTGTTGATCGGTGCTGGGTTGTTCGCACGGTCCATTGCTTCCTTCGAGAAGAACGCCTTCAACAACTTGCTTGGTCCTCACATCAGCGACCTTACAGGAGATGGTCCTGGGACGTTCCAGGTACAGGGTAACGTCTGGCACATTCGATGTTGCGATGACCAAGGTTGGTCGGTGTTCAGCGCCATCTTTGGATGGACCAGTAACGCTACCATCGGGAGAACCTTGGCCTATCCCATCTATTGGCTGTGCGTAGTTATCGCCCTCATTCTCATGAAGTACACAGAGGTGAGCTGTCCTCTGGCATGAAAGTGGTACTGTCGTCTGGTTAGCCATTGACAACTTTGTGCTAGGGTCGCACCAAGTTATTCGGACACGAGTCAGCTACCGGGTATCGTCGCAAAATGAGACGCCAAGAGAAGGCTGCTGCGGTCGCAACTGTAGAACACGACGACAAGGAGGGTAGTTTTGAGGGGGCTCTGGAAGCATCGAAGGAATCTTCCTCCATAAGAAAAGGTGGTACCGCCAGGCTTGCTTAACGCTGCCCGAGATCGATGCTGGACTCTTCTAAGACTCTTCTGCGCTGATGCAAGTTTCTTTATGGTCCCAGCATTCATAAAGAAGACTTGACGACATAGATTCATTTTTTGCTCATGttaaatttttttttctgtacAAGACGAAAAGTAGTACTTAGAGCGGTCACACCAAAGTTTGCGTTTTGAATGGATAGCACCGTAGTTTAGGAAGTGACTAGCCCGGGGGTTGGAATATTGTTCTTTTTCAAATGGTTCCTGCCGGGATTCGACTCCAGAAGATTCGgaacaagagagagagaaactgGTTCAAACTCTTGCTGGGGCCGCTCCATAAGATTCCgtttcagtccctcgttccATGAGTTTGACGGCGAAAAGTGAAAGTGGCATGACCGTGACCGCTTTGTTTCCGTCACATCAATCGTTCACATTGCCACTTTGGCTGAAAGCCGATTTCAATCTTCTTTTCATCCTTAATTTTTTTCCGTCTTCGTGCTCTGTGGGCATCAGCAATACTTAATTCTTCGACGACGATGCAACTTCATCTATTCACATTAACCTTCCTGTCTCTTTTCCTGCAAATACTGGCGTCACCGATCCCTCAAGACTCCACGTCATCTGGACGAATAACGCATTTTATAGAACGAAAACCAAGTGGATGGAAGGAGAGATGGACTAATTTTCTACAAGGCGTAGTGGATCTCATCTATATAAAACCTCCCGTTGACGACGGGTGAGTTTTAGCACCATGGTTGCTCGAAAATGCCGAACACTGACCTGGCTATAACTCCATCTCCTTCACAGAAAAGATATCTTTTTAGAACGTGACCTCGAAGGATCAATCTATATCTCAGTTCCAGGTCTACCACCTCCTGAATATAGCTTGCGCACTCCGAAAATAATAGGTGTGGATGAGCAGAGAAGATTGGTCATGAAAATTGCAGGAATCTAAAATGGTATGTTCTTTTGCGATCTCTGTGTCTCTTTACGTTATAGCTGATTCAAACTCCCTCACTGTACACCAGCTAGACGTGTCGCCATCAACACTTGATCCGCGTAAATTTTCATATGGTCCTCTGTATCAACACAACCTCGACCAGTCACAATATGTATTCTAATCTATTGCTCATCAATCAACATCAATTCAACCTACCATATCCATTATCCAGTGACGCACATCTCTTAGGAATGATCGTGAAGAGTACAGATTCACCAGCAAGGGTCAAGGGTCAAATTTTGAACTTCCCGTCCTCGCGCGCCTCTACGAGTTCAAGGGTACCTTTGTGAAGCGCTTGGCATCACACGAAATTAAACTTTGTATTGAAACTGTACAACGGTATATGCCAGTTCGTCAGTGACAGCCACTGATGGGACTAGTACAACAGCGCTCCCAACGTTGCCGCTAGTACTCGGTTCCTAAAACATTGGGATCTACACAGGCACGGGCGTTCAGCGTTGTTGATCTCACTTCTGAATCTCTTAATAGCGGAACGCTAGATGCGAAAATAAAATTGGACGACTGTGTGCAGCATGTTGGCGTAGCGCTCACTTCCTAGCCTTCTCCCCTTCAAACTCATCGAGAGATTGCGTCCGAGGAACTTGGTAGAACCGCTAGCGTAAATCCCTCCAGCCATTCCCGTCGTTCAAAAAAGCTCGTAAGATATGTCAGAGTCGCCATCACCATTTAGATCACCGGCGAGCCAATCGTACGATGCACGGCTAAAATTCCCCGGCGTTTCAAACACGAGCGTTTCTGTTGGAAGGAACCGAGCCGTGGAGGGTTTCTATCTCGTGCGAGCCATGTACCGGATGTCCGCCTTTTCCTGAACTGAACCAGCTGATAAAGCGCTTTCCTCTCAATTGCATCTAGTAACGATGTTCCTCCAAGAACGTCTGACGCGCCAGGAGTGTGGAGCAGTGGAATCAGTGGACCTAGGTCTAGTCTCCCCGATGACAATCGAAAGAGAACGACAACATTTGTGTGTTCAATAGTGTCGTGCACAAGACCTCATTTTGCATTCGATTTCGTGTCAGGATCTTCCTTGGAGGGTTTCTCCATATCAGAAGAAGCAGGTTATTCCGTTGCTGGTGGCGAGTGTCTTCATTCCCCGTCCCGATCGTGTATCATTGGATGTCTTCCAAGCAAGTACAACAAGTAGAACCACGATTTAGACTAGTGAAGAAGATGGCGAGAATGATACATCGAAATGAGAAGAATATGCGCGTAGCAAGAGTTTAGAGCATTACCCATCCTACCGGTGCCAAAGAACTAGTGAGAGACGGATCCTAAGAAACTGCCACTGGCTGTAAGAAACGGCATACTCCCACCGGTAGACGAGATATCCAACGTAACGAGTAAATCGTCGAATTCTCAGGAAACTGTCATTTGTGGATGTTGTGATACCTCAATTTGGCTACAAAGGCTGATAGCTTGACTGGAACACTCGAGTCCACAGCCGGTTGGGGAAACCGAGGCATTCGCATGTCTCGTCTTGGAATGGGTGCTTGCACTTGTCCGGTGCCGGTGACATCGAAAGACCAGAAATACAAGAACAAGGTGGAGCCATCTTCGATATGGGGGATCAGAGGAATGAACAAGTAGATGGGCGGACATTCCAGGCGTCGTCGAAATATAGATCTAGAGCTTTGATTCATCCTTGTAACCAGATACTGGCGCTACGAGTTCTCGAAAGAAGCCAGCTTCGGATAGAAATATTCAGAAGAACTTGCTGTGTTTGATACTTAAGATCCTCACCTGATGAAAGCCCGAGTCTGTAAACATACTTGAAGCTTGTGATACCCATGCACATTCGCTGTCGGACTAAGCAGTCAGCACATCGAATATTTGTGATCCTTGAGAGTGAACACCTTGATCGTTAACGATTTCTACTCGAGGAACCTCGTTATCCCGTCTGGCATCTGTATTGGAGTGTCCCAATTGACTGCCAGACTGCTAATCACGGGGTCGAAAAGACGTAAGGTTGGTACTATCCAGAGTGGTGCACAACAACGACAGCTCTATCGCAGGGTAATTGAGAAACGAGAGCGGTACCGCAGGTAAGCATCGTCACGAAGGAATCCGGCCCTTGATGGCACTAAAGCCAAGGTGACGAAGATCGCTTGAATATGGTCCCCTAACACCACGGACTATTTTCTCAGTTACTTTCCAGACTCCTGAGAGATGTCATCTAAAGTAATCCGAATAAGCTTCCAGCGTGTGTTCCGGTACTTGCAAGTTCCGAGGTAACGTTGAAGTTGCCCAAACTTCCTAACGCTAAGAGCCAAAACTTGAGCGATTAGTAGGTGTCAGGTATGTATATGAGCTCTAGAACGATGGCTTATCTCAGCCCGAAAGAACGGAGCACGGAGCACGAGAAAAACACGTACTACTGCCGAGAAATAACACGAAGGTGATATTTTGAACATTCGCAAGTGGAGTCACTGCTCAGTAGTGCTATCGTGCCAACGAACTATCCCGAAAAGAGACCAAACCGAACCACCGCGATTCAAAGTATCGTAAAAGTCCTTTTTCCGTGCCTGAAAGGCGTTGTTGGTTGCATGCTAAGTGACAAGAAGCTCCTCCGCCCCTCCTTTGATGCAGGCCCGCTGTACGACACCACCCTTGAACCCCACTTGTGGTGGAGCCTTGCATTGTCGCGGGAGCATCGTGACTGTTACAGTGTTGAGTGTGGCAGAGCTTGCATAGAGACCCCATACACCCCAGCGAACACTATCAATTTCAGGAAGAGCTTTGAACTTCGTCAACTCTCGATCGTGTAACGGTAAGTTGTTGAGGAGAATGAAGTCGGAAGCCGAGTTAGGAAGGTAGATGGGAAACCGGATGTATAGTAATACACCGACCGGCGGCACCGGCATTTAGAGAATTGCCGGTTTGCCTTTCTGCATCTTTGTTCTCTTACACCCATCTCAGCGATTTTGGTTGCGATAAAATCCCGGTAACTTAATGTTAACACAGATGAACCGGCAGCGTGGTTTGGGAACTCCACGATGGCAACCGATTCACCTTTTCAGAAATCTCAAGTTGACTCGAGCTGCAAGCACAATGTACACTCGGAACCGATTACCACTGGCTGAACCCACAGCTGGTGTCCATCATCGACAACCTTGAACGAGCTATTATACCAGCCCAGCGGTGGCTCGAGGTGTACCCATCAGAAATGAGCAGACCATCAATACAAGTGACCATCCTTGGGTTTGGGAGTGGGAGCTGCGGAATACGGACTGTCCATGGCTGAAGGTGAACACGGTAGTAACCTGGGATACTATCAGAGTGGGGTTATGAGACCTATGCCTTTGGGAAGCGTTCATTATGGCGACTCAGACAACAGGTACTATCAGTT encodes the following:
- a CDS encoding uncharacterized protein (CAZy:AA1), coding for MGSSAIFLAFLVSPVFAAVHEVWWNLTYVHGVNPDGLAERRVIGVNNTWPPPPIDIQTSDSLVIHALNSLDQPTSLHHHGIVSNSMPWMDGTLGVSECGIPPGGTFDYVLPINASNQTGTYWISAFASGQSADGLRAPVVLHAFKETYSYDAEFTVVLGDWYHTEYSTLRDEFLSVGNPAGVEPVPDSAIMYFAQNASYLPPISGGSSSSSVGFNRDATLPFETGRTYRLRVINTSAFATFFVWIDGHDMRIIEADGTEVNETPVDDLSLAVGQRYSVLVTSRADRSSNWEIHANMDARMFRDVQNNVQPNITSSITYSTSAPITNNRTTSQYTLVNDMALVPVQPQPVSASTKTIDLEVNFETLDDGKNYGMFNRTTYNLPNVPALLSELSLGNDASVEQAYGPLSFVVNRSDVVDLVVKNGDTRSHPFYFHGHQPMLVNRATDYKSSDTSLNPPVSNNLSNPMRRDTVYIPAGESVTLRFVADNPGVWLFQSSNTWSLDAGLALQIIEAPSDAQNFKSDVPQKLFNNCAALGKPSSGNAAGHSSADDLSGLTTGPFPQRFGWTPKAIGVMFSCVLAAVLGMTCVVWYSFGGDITDEEYEHEAKMKYEAKEKRSRLFGLLRLKGSS